Proteins encoded in a region of the Teredinibacter purpureus genome:
- the rdgC gene encoding recombination-associated protein RdgC, translating into MWFKNLRIFRLNRAFDTTPEALAEALEPFGFQPCGKLDPVRYGWVPPLGRNGTELIHACNGNIMVCAKRQEKILPAAVIKEEMEERIIAISAEEGRSVGRKERDSIKDEVIFSLMPRALAKSSFDFAYIAPNESWMIANASSSKRAEELASGLREALGSFPAIPLSSHTAPVAAMTSWIRDGAAPAPFTLGEECELQAAKEGRIIRCKNQDLTADEILNHINSGMIVSKLALTWKDTIHFILDDQLAIKRVKFEDTLLDKANDRHAESMAEQFDADFSIMAMELKHFISDLLIALGGENTSE; encoded by the coding sequence ATGTGGTTTAAAAACCTGCGGATATTCCGCCTAAACCGAGCGTTCGACACAACACCGGAAGCTCTCGCGGAAGCACTTGAACCTTTTGGGTTTCAGCCCTGCGGCAAGCTCGACCCCGTCCGTTACGGATGGGTACCGCCGCTCGGGCGAAACGGCACCGAATTGATTCACGCTTGTAATGGCAACATTATGGTCTGCGCAAAGCGACAGGAAAAAATTCTGCCCGCTGCCGTCATAAAAGAGGAAATGGAAGAGCGCATTATTGCCATCTCCGCCGAAGAAGGTCGCTCCGTAGGGCGAAAAGAACGCGACAGCATCAAAGACGAAGTTATTTTCTCTTTGATGCCGCGTGCACTAGCAAAATCTTCGTTCGACTTTGCTTATATTGCGCCCAACGAAAGCTGGATGATCGCCAACGCATCTTCAAGTAAGCGCGCAGAAGAACTTGCAAGCGGTTTACGAGAAGCACTTGGCTCGTTTCCAGCAATACCACTTTCCAGTCACACCGCGCCTGTAGCCGCAATGACCAGCTGGATAAGAGATGGCGCTGCGCCTGCCCCATTTACACTTGGCGAAGAGTGCGAACTGCAAGCCGCGAAGGAAGGTCGAATAATTCGCTGCAAGAACCAAGATTTAACAGCAGACGAAATACTCAACCACATTAATTCCGGCATGATTGTCAGCAAACTTGCATTAACGTGGAAGGATACGATTCATTTTATACTGGACGACCAATTGGCCATCAAGCGCGTAAAGTTTGAAGATACGCTGCTCGATAAAGCCAACGATCGTCATGCTGAATCGATGGCTGAACAATTTGACGCCGATTTTTCCATTATGGCAATGGAGCTAAAACACTTTATTAGCGACTTGCTCATCGCGCTTGGCGGAGAGAATACTTCAGAATAG
- a CDS encoding acyl-CoA thioesterase gives MEYSHKLELKVRDYECDLQGVVNNSVYQQYLEHARHEFLLEVGVNFAALAEKKINLVVIRTELDYKQSLRPGEVFWVGTSLVRSSKIRFNFNQGIFRKGSDTPVLLAKITATSLNERGRPFLPNFLLELFDEL, from the coding sequence ATGGAATATAGTCATAAGTTGGAGTTGAAGGTAAGAGACTACGAATGTGATTTGCAGGGTGTCGTGAACAACAGTGTGTATCAGCAATATTTAGAGCATGCTCGTCATGAATTTTTGTTGGAGGTTGGGGTTAATTTTGCGGCGTTAGCGGAAAAAAAGATTAATTTGGTGGTTATTCGTACAGAGCTTGATTACAAGCAGTCTTTAAGGCCGGGTGAAGTATTTTGGGTGGGAACCTCATTGGTTCGCTCTTCTAAAATTCGTTTTAATTTTAACCAAGGTATTTTTCGGAAAGGTAGTGATACGCCGGTTCTCCTCGCTAAAATTACAGCGACTTCTCTAAATGAGCGTGGTCGCCCATTTTTGCCGAACTTTCTGCTTGAACTTTTTGACGAGTTATAA
- a CDS encoding FKBP-type peptidyl-prolyl cis-trans isomerase, producing the protein MKQKKKLNKGSAGQNRKLGEAYLEKYSLRAEAMITESGLLYSVIEEGDGSRPTESDTVVVNQRVLSADGGVIADTYKTGMPDKFLMSEAIPGLREGLMLMEPGARYELVVPPELAWGKRGASNKIGPNAVLIFDVRLLEVKF; encoded by the coding sequence ATGAAGCAGAAGAAAAAGCTAAATAAAGGCTCGGCAGGGCAAAATCGGAAGCTAGGTGAGGCCTATCTAGAAAAGTATAGCTTGCGAGCAGAGGCGATGATTACCGAAAGTGGTTTGTTGTACAGTGTTATTGAGGAGGGCGACGGTAGCCGACCAACGGAAAGCGACACCGTTGTGGTGAACCAGCGAGTGTTGAGCGCTGATGGAGGTGTGATAGCCGATACTTATAAAACGGGCATGCCAGATAAATTTTTAATGTCTGAGGCTATACCCGGTTTACGCGAAGGGTTGATGTTAATGGAACCGGGTGCTCGTTATGAATTGGTCGTGCCGCCTGAATTGGCTTGGGGGAAGCGCGGGGCAAGCAATAAGATAGGCCCCAACGCCGTATTAATTTTTGATGTGAGATTGTTAGAGGTAAAATTTTAA
- a CDS encoding GntR family transcriptional regulator, whose amino-acid sequence MSEQYEVEEAGLSRVEKAYRKLKSSILGNEYPPGYQALEPEIARSLGVSRTPVREALIRLEAEKLIELIPRRGMRVLPLVPADIIEISQVLTGLECTAVELLAKQNLGADTLMPMKDSVNEMQQALSVDDIDAWAHAEEKFHRLLVSLSGNKRLAILVGTVRAQAHRARNITLKLRPKPSSSTQAYVEVFDAIAIGDWEKAKARHYHLRQEITDILRQVLDRYQLPHL is encoded by the coding sequence ATGAGCGAACAATACGAAGTAGAAGAGGCGGGCTTATCACGAGTCGAAAAAGCCTACCGAAAATTAAAAAGTAGTATTCTGGGGAATGAATACCCTCCAGGTTATCAAGCTTTAGAACCCGAGATTGCGCGCAGTTTGGGCGTTAGTCGGACGCCAGTTCGAGAAGCTCTCATTAGGCTAGAGGCGGAAAAATTAATTGAGCTAATACCTCGTCGCGGCATGCGAGTATTACCGTTAGTTCCAGCCGACATTATAGAAATAAGTCAGGTTTTAACGGGTTTAGAGTGTACAGCGGTAGAGTTGCTGGCTAAGCAAAATCTTGGGGCGGATACATTAATGCCTATGAAAGATTCCGTAAATGAAATGCAGCAAGCACTTAGCGTAGATGATATTGATGCGTGGGCGCATGCCGAAGAAAAATTTCATCGGTTGCTTGTATCGTTATCAGGTAATAAGCGCTTGGCTATACTGGTTGGAACTGTTCGTGCACAAGCACACCGAGCGCGTAATATAACCTTGAAATTGCGACCCAAACCTTCTAGTTCTACGCAAGCGTATGTCGAAGTTTTCGACGCGATAGCGATAGGAGACTGGGAAAAAGCGAAGGCTCGGCATTATCATTTACGTCAGGAAATAACCGATATTCTTCGTCAAGTTCTCGATCGTTACCAGCTGCCGCATTTGTAA
- a CDS encoding EVE domain-containing protein translates to MMYWLFKTEPDAYSIEDLAAEHSATTRWDGIRNFQARNFIRDKLCKGDEVLIYHSSCKPTAIVGTAKVVSNPYPDPSQFDQQSTYFDGKSSTANPRWFSVDITLQKRFQKPLPLAQLKATEKLSGMVLLKQGRLSIQPVTPEEFNAIMALSSR, encoded by the coding sequence ATGATGTATTGGCTATTTAAAACTGAGCCCGATGCTTACAGTATCGAAGATCTCGCCGCCGAGCACTCCGCCACTACTCGCTGGGACGGTATTCGCAACTTCCAGGCACGTAATTTTATTCGGGATAAACTCTGCAAGGGTGACGAGGTTTTGATCTACCACAGCAGCTGTAAACCTACCGCCATCGTGGGCACCGCTAAGGTCGTAAGCAATCCCTACCCAGATCCCTCTCAGTTTGATCAACAATCGACATATTTTGATGGTAAATCGAGCACAGCAAACCCGCGCTGGTTCAGTGTCGATATCACCCTGCAAAAACGATTTCAAAAACCTCTGCCGCTCGCTCAGCTCAAAGCGACCGAAAAGCTCTCTGGCATGGTTCTCCTGAAGCAAGGGCGTTTGTCTATTCAACCCGTAACGCCTGAAGAATTTAACGCAATCATGGCACTATCGTCTCGCTAA
- a CDS encoding DUF3094 family protein gives MPELYPDDQKKVDAYLASNVNAVERKEFKPLRLLGIIFVCLGAITLVSYLIAIGHGVI, from the coding sequence ATGCCTGAGCTTTATCCTGACGATCAGAAAAAAGTAGACGCCTACCTAGCCAGTAATGTGAATGCCGTCGAGCGCAAAGAATTTAAACCGTTGCGCTTGCTGGGCATAATCTTCGTGTGCCTAGGAGCAATAACACTCGTAAGCTACCTAATAGCGATTGGCCACGGCGTGATCTAA
- a CDS encoding acyl-CoA dehydrogenase C-terminal domain-containing protein, whose protein sequence is MAAYRAPLEDIRFVLKHQLNAEDHWRLMPALDDVDMETADAILEEAAKLMQEVVAPLNRGADEQGCQFDRGEVASPDGFKNAYQHYCEGGWGALAGNPEHEGMGMPKSLVAAVEEMLQGSCMAFGLAPMLTAGACLAIDAHASETLKARYLAKMYSGEWAGAMDLTEPHAGTDLGLIRARAEPLENDQYCLTGTKIFITWGEHDMAENIVHLVLAKLPDAPAGSRGISLFLVPKFLPGEDGGLGERNHVHCGSIEKKMGIKGSATCAMNFDGATGWLVGEANRGLAAMFTMMNYERLAVGIQGVGLAEASYQSAVEYARERLQSRSPSGVTCPDKEADPLLVHPDVRRMLMSMRALNEGGRAFYIFVAQWLDLAKFSENPEQKAHAEKMVALLTPIAKAFLTDRAFDTAVLGQQVFGGHGYIREWGQEQHVRDIRITQIYEGTNGIQAMDLMGRKTIACNAELLGLLLVDINTYLSRAGHVSIGLELAPQLRVAIDRVKSTTANIMEQSTRDANAMGAAAVDYLNMMGYLCYGYMWLRAAIEVNSLDDEILVHAKQATARYYFQRVLPEVELLATRIAVGSSSVMGLRDECF, encoded by the coding sequence ATGGCTGCTTACCGAGCTCCACTTGAGGATATTCGATTTGTACTTAAACACCAGCTCAATGCAGAGGATCACTGGCGGCTTATGCCTGCGCTCGATGATGTGGATATGGAAACCGCCGATGCCATATTAGAGGAAGCTGCGAAATTAATGCAGGAGGTAGTGGCCCCCTTAAACCGAGGTGCGGATGAGCAAGGGTGCCAGTTTGATCGGGGGGAGGTCGCTAGCCCCGATGGATTTAAAAATGCCTATCAGCACTATTGCGAGGGCGGTTGGGGAGCGTTAGCGGGCAATCCCGAACATGAAGGCATGGGGATGCCTAAAAGCTTAGTGGCTGCGGTAGAAGAAATGTTGCAAGGCAGTTGTATGGCCTTTGGTTTGGCGCCTATGCTTACGGCGGGCGCCTGTTTAGCGATTGATGCACATGCAAGCGAAACGTTAAAAGCGCGATATTTAGCGAAAATGTATAGCGGTGAATGGGCCGGCGCTATGGACCTGACAGAGCCACACGCAGGCACTGACTTGGGGTTGATTCGCGCGCGCGCTGAACCACTTGAAAATGATCAATATTGTTTAACCGGCACGAAAATATTTATTACATGGGGTGAGCATGATATGGCCGAGAATATCGTGCATCTGGTACTCGCAAAGCTGCCCGATGCGCCTGCGGGTTCTCGTGGTATTTCTTTATTTTTGGTGCCTAAGTTTTTGCCCGGAGAAGATGGTGGGCTGGGTGAACGCAATCATGTGCATTGCGGTTCAATCGAAAAGAAAATGGGCATCAAAGGCTCGGCGACTTGTGCCATGAATTTTGATGGTGCAACAGGTTGGTTGGTGGGTGAGGCGAACCGCGGTTTAGCGGCGATGTTTACGATGATGAATTACGAGCGCTTGGCGGTGGGCATTCAAGGAGTCGGTTTGGCCGAGGCATCGTATCAAAGTGCGGTGGAATATGCGCGTGAACGGTTACAAAGCCGAAGCCCTAGCGGTGTAACATGCCCCGACAAAGAGGCCGATCCTTTGCTTGTCCACCCCGATGTTCGGCGAATGTTAATGTCGATGCGAGCGTTAAATGAAGGTGGGCGGGCTTTCTACATTTTTGTTGCGCAATGGTTGGATTTAGCGAAGTTCAGTGAAAACCCTGAACAAAAAGCGCACGCGGAGAAAATGGTGGCGTTGCTTACGCCTATTGCGAAGGCATTTTTAACGGACAGAGCATTTGATACTGCAGTATTAGGCCAGCAGGTTTTCGGTGGCCATGGTTATATTCGAGAGTGGGGGCAAGAGCAGCATGTGCGCGATATTAGGATTACGCAAATCTACGAAGGCACCAATGGTATACAGGCTATGGATCTAATGGGCCGAAAAACTATCGCCTGCAATGCTGAGTTATTGGGCCTATTGCTTGTTGATATCAATACTTACCTAAGCCGCGCGGGGCATGTCAGTATTGGTCTAGAGCTTGCCCCCCAGCTGCGTGTTGCCATAGACCGCGTTAAAAGTACGACGGCCAATATAATGGAGCAATCAACGCGTGATGCGAACGCTATGGGCGCTGCCGCCGTTGATTACCTGAATATGATGGGATACCTCTGCTACGGTTACATGTGGTTAAGGGCGGCCATTGAGGTAAATTCGTTAGATGATGAAATTTTGGTGCATGCGAAGCAGGCCACCGCGCGTTATTATTTTCAGCGTGTATTACCCGAAGTGGAGCTGTTAGCGACGCGTATTGCGGTAGGTTCATCGAGCGTGATGGGCCTGAGGGATGAATGCTTTTAG
- a CDS encoding putative metalloprotease CJM1_0395 family protein, whose amino-acid sequence MIGSHLPAPLANQIAVFNPSGQPPEGDERASARDTTLKPVEPLAASGRQQLRSGAADSPPLGVSPDKSEEAGQGLGTILAGDSSGNDTEDTLALSSEVGREQDAREARQLELDQREISRLASRDREVRAHEQAHSSVGGQHAGAAQYQYENGPDGVRYAVGGEVPINVGREASPEATLRKAEIVKRAALAPAEPSPQDRRVAAEASRLQADAQREIIAQQTASTEESDSSDVDGNKDGVIASNGASTEDREPASRSDDIGSRSVRAADNIVSSRLSQGIANTSLSSREPGTILDQLV is encoded by the coding sequence ATGATTGGTAGTCACCTACCCGCACCTTTGGCGAATCAGATCGCCGTTTTTAACCCTTCTGGCCAGCCGCCAGAGGGAGATGAGAGGGCGTCTGCAAGAGATACAACACTCAAACCTGTGGAGCCGTTGGCGGCCAGCGGCCGGCAGCAGCTTCGAAGCGGTGCTGCCGACTCTCCTCCTTTGGGTGTCTCGCCAGATAAAAGCGAAGAGGCAGGCCAGGGGCTCGGAACTATTTTAGCTGGGGACAGCAGTGGCAACGACACTGAAGATACACTGGCGTTATCTTCAGAAGTGGGGCGAGAACAGGATGCGCGTGAGGCACGACAGCTTGAGCTGGATCAGCGTGAAATATCGCGTTTGGCATCACGGGACAGAGAGGTACGGGCGCACGAGCAAGCGCATTCGTCTGTCGGTGGCCAGCATGCTGGTGCTGCGCAGTATCAATATGAAAATGGGCCTGACGGTGTTCGTTATGCCGTAGGTGGAGAGGTGCCCATTAATGTTGGGCGTGAAGCATCCCCAGAGGCAACCTTACGAAAAGCTGAGATCGTTAAGCGTGCGGCACTAGCGCCCGCGGAGCCATCACCGCAAGATCGTCGGGTGGCCGCAGAGGCGTCACGGTTACAGGCGGATGCACAAAGAGAAATTATTGCGCAGCAAACGGCCTCTACGGAAGAAAGTGATAGCTCAGACGTCGATGGCAATAAAGATGGCGTGATTGCTTCTAATGGCGCTAGCACTGAAGATCGAGAACCCGCAAGTCGTTCGGATGATATTGGTAGCCGTTCGGTACGGGCGGCCGATAACATCGTAAGCTCTCGCCTTAGTCAGGGTATTGCCAATACTAGCCTTAGTTCTCGAGAGCCAGGCACAATTCTAGATCAACTCGTTTAA
- a CDS encoding DUF6748 domain-containing protein, with protein MKNIQRLIHVFVLSCAFLMATNVWAQNNVGSSLEAGSINTLVYSVAPDYRRCVFPLCGGYWLTPVNRVSTHVPSLDEADAGVIIEPSPIYVASIEFAKLGLSSAQITEFKGLIGEGRALVSGVLSDFEWAYNTFDVQMLTATGVWGSANNNAPVGSFLEVSSSGIVCITTPCPYYNAQQINTFYSFLFHELNFDRAELTSSQLLLAQSLVSKKSLILTGARFVSQGVAGNGVGIAATQVFFPFPSKVLY; from the coding sequence ATGAAAAATATACAGCGTTTAATTCATGTGTTTGTTTTAAGTTGTGCCTTTTTAATGGCCACGAACGTCTGGGCTCAGAATAATGTTGGATCGTCGTTGGAGGCTGGATCGATTAATACATTAGTGTATTCGGTTGCGCCGGATTATCGTCGTTGCGTTTTTCCTCTTTGTGGCGGTTATTGGTTGACGCCAGTTAATCGTGTATCCACTCATGTTCCTTCGCTTGATGAGGCTGACGCTGGAGTTATTATTGAACCATCGCCGATTTATGTTGCGAGTATAGAGTTTGCCAAACTCGGTTTAAGCAGCGCCCAAATTACAGAATTTAAAGGCCTTATTGGCGAAGGGCGTGCGTTGGTAAGCGGTGTTCTTAGTGATTTTGAATGGGCTTATAATACGTTCGATGTGCAAATGTTGACGGCAACGGGCGTATGGGGAAGCGCTAATAATAATGCTCCCGTAGGCAGTTTTTTAGAGGTAAGCTCCTCGGGTATTGTGTGCATTACAACGCCTTGCCCTTATTACAATGCACAGCAAATAAACACGTTCTATTCGTTTCTGTTTCACGAACTTAATTTCGATCGTGCAGAGCTTACGTCTTCGCAGTTATTGCTAGCCCAAAGTTTGGTGTCTAAAAAATCACTCATCTTAACGGGAGCTCGATTCGTGTCCCAGGGTGTAGCGGGTAACGGTGTTGGTATTGCTGCCACACAGGTATTTTTTCCGTTTCCAAGTAAAGTACTGTACTAA
- a CDS encoding cellulose binding domain-containing protein: MSPQGLLHFKQACKSLSFAALISTLAPSVFAACDYTIDNEWGSGFSAKIVVSNNGTSALNGWEVNWEYTGDNRVGNAWNVNFSGDNPYTASNLGWNGSIQPGQSVEFGLQGTTSGGAAEIPTLTGDACDSSASSSSSSSSTPSSSSSSSSSVSSSSTPSSSSSSSVSSVSSSSSSTPSSSSSSSASSVSSSSSSVPSSSSSSSSSVGNGEAQCDWYGTLYALCDNQSSGWGWENSSSCIGRETCEGQDGNGGIVGGGNSSSESSSSSDSSSSSSSSSSSSSSSSSSTSSSSSSSSSSSSSSSSSSSSSSTAGNVIFSEDFESGTDGQQPSDWDNFISWQANGPNPNGSTYALVETGRAHGGSNAVHFSGGANPAMIARAIPSGTDTLYVRAWVYMTRQLGMNPGDNHETLIALRGSAGNANNEVRFGEIKGVIGTNEVPSDNIAPTMENWGNGPAFASDTWHCVEVAFLSEPAYDTLNAWVNGTLVHTIDEGSDWNNGALGATWMSDKFTEIAFGWHSFSDNNVDVWMDDIVVSTGSIGCN; encoded by the coding sequence ATGTCCCCACAAGGGCTTTTACATTTTAAACAGGCGTGCAAATCCCTATCGTTTGCTGCATTAATCTCCACTCTCGCGCCCAGTGTTTTTGCTGCGTGTGATTACACTATTGATAACGAATGGGGAAGTGGCTTTTCGGCGAAGATTGTAGTGTCAAATAACGGCACCAGCGCATTAAACGGCTGGGAAGTTAATTGGGAATATACCGGCGACAACCGTGTAGGTAATGCATGGAATGTTAATTTTTCAGGCGACAACCCTTACACCGCTAGCAACCTTGGCTGGAACGGTTCTATTCAACCGGGGCAATCCGTTGAATTTGGCTTACAGGGCACCACATCAGGCGGCGCGGCAGAAATTCCGACGCTTACCGGCGATGCATGCGACAGCAGTGCCTCCAGCTCATCCAGTAGCAGTTCCACGCCTTCGAGCAGCAGCTCGTCAAGCAGTTCAGTTAGCAGCTCTTCCACACCGTCAAGCAGCTCTAGCAGTTCGGTAAGCAGCGTCTCCAGTAGCAGCTCTTCCACACCGTCAAGCAGCTCTAGCAGTTCGGCTAGCAGCGTCTCCAGCAGCAGTTCTTCGGTTCCCTCTAGCAGCAGTTCTTCCAGCAGCTCTGTCGGTAATGGCGAAGCGCAATGTGATTGGTACGGCACTCTCTATGCGTTATGCGACAACCAAAGTAGTGGATGGGGATGGGAAAATTCTAGCAGCTGTATCGGTCGAGAAACCTGTGAAGGTCAAGACGGAAACGGCGGTATTGTCGGCGGCGGAAACAGCTCAAGCGAGTCCTCTTCCAGTAGCGATTCTAGCTCTAGCTCTAGCTCTAGCTCATCATCCTCTAGCTCTAGTAGCAGTTCTACTAGCTCTAGCTCATCATCCTCTAGCTCGAGCAGCAGTTCTAGTTCTAGCAGCTCCTCTAGCTCCAGCACTGCCGGTAATGTTATTTTTTCAGAGGACTTTGAATCCGGTACTGATGGCCAACAGCCGTCTGATTGGGACAACTTCATCTCATGGCAAGCAAATGGCCCTAACCCCAATGGTTCCACATACGCACTAGTTGAAACGGGCCGCGCCCATGGTGGATCTAACGCTGTACATTTTAGCGGTGGCGCTAATCCCGCGATGATTGCTCGTGCAATCCCATCGGGTACTGACACACTCTATGTACGCGCATGGGTTTACATGACCCGTCAACTGGGTATGAATCCCGGTGACAACCACGAAACGCTCATTGCGTTACGCGGCTCCGCAGGCAACGCCAATAACGAAGTGCGTTTTGGTGAAATTAAAGGGGTTATTGGCACAAACGAAGTTCCAAGTGACAACATTGCACCGACAATGGAAAACTGGGGAAATGGCCCTGCATTCGCGTCTGACACTTGGCACTGCGTCGAAGTCGCATTCCTTTCAGAACCTGCATACGACACGTTGAACGCATGGGTTAACGGTACGTTGGTACACACCATCGATGAAGGTTCCGACTGGAACAATGGCGCGTTAGGCGCAACTTGGATGAGCGACAAGTTTACCGAGATTGCCTTTGGCTGGCATAGTTTTAGCGACAATAATGTCGACGTATGGATGGATGATATTGTGGTATCCACCGGATCGATCGGCTGTAACTGA
- a CDS encoding SPFH domain-containing protein, which yields MANQDNGSTFNVEQRIIAKSGWLMLLVGVAAVVTGLVCFGFGVGTGVPLLVILAIMSAATGAFIFAGLFTLQPNTAALFILFGAYKGSVHNSGFRWRNPLTRVQKISLRARNLNGDRLKVNDKRGNPIEIAIVVVWRVRDTAQATFDVDDYEHYVAVQSESAVRHLASRYAYDHQEESDELVLRSATDTVNKALQDELQERLGKAGIEVDEARLTHLAYAPEIAQVMLRRQQAEAVVAARAKIVQGAVGMVEMALDELAERGVVELDAERKASMVSNLLVVLCAESDVHPVVNTGTLYN from the coding sequence ATGGCTAATCAAGACAATGGTTCTACATTCAACGTAGAGCAAAGGATTATTGCGAAAAGCGGGTGGCTAATGCTATTGGTAGGTGTTGCGGCCGTGGTCACGGGGTTGGTGTGCTTTGGTTTTGGGGTGGGCACGGGTGTGCCATTGCTTGTTATTTTAGCGATAATGTCAGCTGCGACAGGTGCTTTTATTTTTGCTGGTTTGTTTACGTTGCAGCCTAATACCGCGGCCTTGTTTATTTTATTCGGCGCTTACAAAGGCTCCGTTCATAACAGTGGTTTTCGTTGGCGGAACCCGCTAACACGTGTGCAAAAAATATCGCTACGCGCTCGTAACCTTAATGGTGACCGTTTGAAAGTAAACGATAAGCGCGGCAACCCAATAGAAATTGCGATAGTGGTGGTGTGGCGCGTAAGAGATACCGCACAAGCGACTTTTGATGTGGATGATTATGAGCATTATGTAGCGGTGCAAAGTGAATCTGCTGTTAGACACTTAGCCAGTCGATATGCGTACGATCATCAAGAAGAAAGTGACGAGTTAGTACTGCGTTCAGCAACCGACACCGTGAATAAAGCGTTGCAAGACGAGCTGCAAGAACGTTTAGGTAAAGCCGGCATAGAGGTGGATGAGGCACGGTTAACCCATCTTGCTTACGCACCTGAAATTGCACAAGTAATGTTGAGACGACAGCAGGCAGAAGCGGTAGTAGCGGCTCGCGCGAAAATAGTGCAAGGAGCGGTAGGCATGGTCGAAATGGCGCTAGATGAGTTGGCTGAGCGCGGCGTTGTCGAGCTGGATGCTGAGCGTAAAGCATCGATGGTGAGCAACCTGTTAGTTGTACTGTGTGCAGAGTCGGATGTACACCCCGTTGTGAATACTGGTACTTTGTACAATTAA
- the bioD gene encoding dethiobiotin synthase produces MSHAFFVTGTDTDAGKTLITAALIECANHAGYKTLGLKPLAAGGVQTPDGIRNEDALQLQQVASLKLPYRQVNPVLLNDAMAPHIAAAREKKRLSVESLVGYTRGAMMPSPKGGKADVCFIEGAGGWRVPLSPNQTTADFAKTLGLPVIIVIGLKLGCLNHALLTLEAVQRDGLRVAGWAATQVDPDMSVVQENLDTLKALLPDAYLGFVPWLDHATPALAAEYLQFDVLIPGAAAE; encoded by the coding sequence ATGAGCCACGCCTTTTTTGTGACAGGTACGGATACCGACGCTGGAAAAACCTTGATCACGGCTGCGCTTATAGAATGCGCTAACCACGCAGGGTATAAAACATTGGGCCTAAAGCCGCTGGCGGCTGGCGGTGTTCAGACCCCTGACGGCATTCGGAATGAGGATGCATTACAGCTTCAGCAGGTGGCCTCGTTAAAGCTTCCTTACCGTCAGGTTAATCCCGTGTTACTTAACGACGCGATGGCACCACATATTGCTGCCGCACGTGAGAAGAAGCGCTTGTCGGTTGAATCGTTGGTAGGTTATACGCGCGGTGCCATGATGCCGTCGCCCAAAGGCGGAAAAGCCGATGTGTGTTTTATTGAAGGTGCTGGCGGTTGGCGTGTACCGCTCTCGCCCAATCAGACCACGGCAGACTTTGCCAAAACGTTAGGCTTACCCGTGATTATTGTAATTGGTCTAAAACTAGGCTGTTTAAACCATGCGTTATTAACCTTAGAGGCGGTGCAGCGAGACGGCCTTCGCGTGGCGGGGTGGGCGGCAACTCAAGTTGATCCTGACATGAGTGTGGTACAAGAGAATCTCGACACGTTAAAAGCCTTGTTGCCCGATGCGTATTTAGGCTTTGTTCCATGGTTAGATCATGCAACGCCAGCCCTGGCGGCAGAGTACCTTCAGTTTGACGTATTAATACCTGGTGCTGCGGCCGAGTAG